One part of the Streptomyces ferrugineus genome encodes these proteins:
- a CDS encoding PP2C family protein-serine/threonine phosphatase encodes MSMTAGGEGGGPGRPPDSGATPRPGVELEQIAAQLRELATAKDRLQGLLDAVLAISQETDLPAVLHRIVTTAMDLVGARYGALGVLDESGGQLAQFITAGLSESERGDLAGIDFPRGRGVLGHLIHHPEPLRVDDIPSHPASTGFPPGHPRMRTLLGVAISVRGTIYGDLYLSERRDGRPFDRDDEDIVVALAGAAGIAIENVRLFEQIRDSAEHFQRLLLPTLPDLHPFTAAAIYRPALAPGHLGGDWYDALWLPDNACAVVIGDVVGHDTRAAAAMAQTRSMLRALLFDRFTPPSGVLTQLDRTLHAITDLPVTTSCLARIEPAEDGWRLHWSTAGHLPPLLIGPDRHVAYLHAEPGLPLGVDLGQDRPDHTRPMPAGATVLFFTDGLVEHPDHPIDHGLARLAELAASHVDLPPDDFVRFLADHHPGDGHDDMALLALRTPHD; translated from the coding sequence ATGTCCATGACGGCGGGCGGCGAGGGAGGGGGACCGGGACGGCCGCCGGACTCCGGAGCCACGCCGCGGCCGGGCGTCGAGCTGGAGCAGATCGCCGCGCAGTTGCGGGAGCTTGCCACCGCCAAGGACCGGCTGCAGGGACTGCTGGACGCGGTGCTGGCGATCAGTCAGGAGACGGATCTGCCCGCGGTGCTGCACCGCATCGTCACCACCGCCATGGACCTGGTCGGCGCACGCTACGGGGCGCTGGGGGTGCTGGACGAATCCGGTGGGCAGCTCGCGCAGTTCATCACGGCGGGCCTGTCGGAGTCCGAGCGCGGTGACCTGGCCGGCATCGACTTCCCCCGGGGCCGCGGAGTCCTGGGGCATCTGATCCACCACCCCGAGCCCTTGCGCGTCGACGACATCCCCTCCCACCCCGCCTCCACCGGGTTCCCGCCCGGACACCCCCGTATGCGCACCCTGCTGGGCGTCGCCATCAGCGTGCGCGGCACCATCTACGGAGACCTCTACCTGTCCGAACGCCGTGACGGCCGGCCCTTCGACCGCGACGACGAGGACATCGTCGTCGCCCTGGCCGGCGCCGCCGGCATCGCGATCGAGAACGTCCGCCTGTTCGAGCAGATCCGCGACAGTGCCGAACACTTCCAGCGGCTTCTGTTGCCCACCCTGCCTGATCTGCACCCCTTCACCGCCGCGGCCATCTACCGCCCGGCTCTCGCTCCCGGGCACCTCGGCGGCGACTGGTACGACGCCCTCTGGCTGCCCGACAACGCCTGCGCCGTCGTGATCGGCGACGTCGTCGGCCACGACACGCGCGCGGCCGCCGCCATGGCCCAGACCCGCAGCATGCTGCGCGCCCTGCTGTTCGACCGCTTCACGCCGCCCAGCGGCGTCCTCACCCAGCTCGACCGCACTCTGCACGCCATCACCGATCTCCCGGTCACCACCTCCTGCCTCGCCCGCATCGAGCCCGCGGAGGACGGCTGGAGGCTGCACTGGAGCACGGCCGGCCACCTTCCCCCGCTGCTGATCGGCCCCGACCGGCACGTGGCGTATCTCCACGCCGAGCCCGGCCTGCCGCTCGGCGTCGACCTTGGCCAGGACCGTCCCGACCACACCCGTCCCATGCCCGCCGGGGCCACCGTGCTCTTCTTCACCGACGGGCTCGTCGAACACCCCGACCACCCCATCGACCACGGCCTCGCCCGGCTCGCCGAACTCGCCGCGAGCCACGTCGACCTGCCGCCGGACGACTTCGTGCGGTTCCTCGCCGACCACCACCCCGGCGACGGCCACGACGACATGGCCCTGCTGGCCCTGCGCACCCCGCACGACTGA